One part of the Microlunatus elymi genome encodes these proteins:
- a CDS encoding FKBP-type peptidyl-prolyl cis-trans isomerase, translating to MTSTPSDARQPRRAAKLLITAAVAASLALLGACSNDKPSTSNSPSASAKSTASASPSASPSPTIKPSTNLDGITVKGGFGTEPTVTFKHPWAINKTQSKVLDRTQKDGAKVQDDGTVTFDYVGIDGRTGKTFDSSFKKGGSPITYPLSNLVPGFKKGIAGKQVGDRVLVGMTSTDGYDSSGGNASAGIKVGDSLIFVIDVKATTLTSAEGKVNKPDPKLPTVVFAGDKPVVTIPKTDPPTKITTEELITGTGAAVKATDNVTTRSQTILWKNGKVVDNSWGTPFTPQLDQQTGTYSPTRNKAMQQAMVGHKVGSRLIMVFPPGTAYKYDDKSQGISKDDTVVMLVDILFTQAGQ from the coding sequence ATGACGTCGACACCATCCGATGCCCGTCAGCCGCGCCGCGCGGCCAAGCTGTTGATCACGGCCGCCGTCGCCGCGAGTCTCGCTCTCCTGGGCGCTTGCAGCAACGACAAGCCGTCGACGAGTAACTCACCCTCCGCGAGCGCGAAGTCGACGGCCAGCGCGTCTCCGAGCGCGAGCCCGTCGCCGACGATCAAGCCGTCGACGAACCTGGACGGGATCACCGTCAAGGGTGGATTCGGCACCGAGCCGACGGTGACCTTCAAGCACCCGTGGGCGATCAACAAGACCCAGTCGAAGGTGCTGGACCGGACGCAGAAGGACGGGGCGAAGGTGCAGGACGACGGCACCGTCACCTTCGACTACGTCGGCATCGACGGTCGTACCGGCAAGACGTTCGACTCGTCCTTCAAGAAGGGCGGCTCGCCGATCACCTATCCGCTGAGCAATCTGGTGCCCGGATTCAAGAAGGGGATTGCCGGCAAGCAGGTCGGCGATCGGGTGCTGGTCGGCATGACCAGCACCGACGGCTACGACAGCAGCGGTGGCAACGCCTCGGCCGGGATCAAGGTCGGCGACTCGTTGATCTTCGTGATCGACGTCAAGGCGACCACGCTGACGAGCGCCGAGGGCAAGGTGAACAAGCCCGACCCGAAGCTGCCGACGGTCGTCTTCGCCGGCGACAAGCCGGTCGTCACCATCCCGAAGACCGATCCGCCGACCAAGATCACGACCGAGGAGTTGATCACCGGGACCGGTGCTGCGGTGAAGGCGACGGACAACGTCACCACCCGTTCGCAGACGATCCTGTGGAAGAACGGCAAGGTCGTCGACAACAGCTGGGGCACGCCGTTCACCCCGCAGCTCGATCAACAGACCGGAACCTACTCGCCGACCCGCAACAAGGCGATGCAGCAGGCGATGGTCGGACACAAGGTCGGCAGCAGATTGATCATGGTCTTCCCGCCCGGCACCGCCTACAAGTACGACGACAAGAGCCAGGGCATCAGCAAGGACGACACCGTGGTGATGCTGGTCGACATCCTCTTCACCCAAGCCGGCCAGTAG
- a CDS encoding coiled-coil domain-containing protein: MSELAELRSRMDAVEHRLSEVAEDAAAARHLAAARDRDLAGVGAKVDVVDHKVEVLDSKVDVLGERVEGLDSKVDVLGERVDGLDSKVDVLGERVDGLDSKVDVLGERVDGLDSKVDVLGERVDGLDSKVDVLGERVEGLDSKVDVLGERVEGLDSKVDVLGERVEGLDSKVDGLSRKTDANTSVINALGQQTAARFVEVDRRFIDLEQKVDDGFLSIRAQLDQAAAGQDQIVQLLTRLIDRNDGEDR, from the coding sequence ATGTCGGAGCTTGCGGAACTGAGGTCGCGGATGGACGCGGTCGAACATCGTCTGTCCGAGGTTGCCGAAGACGCTGCAGCCGCTCGCCACCTAGCCGCAGCGCGGGACCGGGACCTGGCCGGCGTGGGCGCCAAAGTGGACGTCGTGGACCACAAGGTCGAGGTTCTGGATTCCAAGGTCGATGTGTTGGGGGAGCGGGTCGAGGGTCTGGATTCCAAGGTCGATGTGTTGGGGGAGCGGGTCGACGGGTTGGATTCGAAGGTCGATGTGTTGGGGGAGCGGGTCGACGGGTTGGATTCGAAGGTCGATGTGTTGGGGGAGCGGGTCGACGGGTTGGATTCGAAGGTCGATGTGTTGGGGGAGCGGGTCGACGGGTTGGATTCGAAGGTCGATGTGTTGGGGGAGCGGGTCGAGGGTCTGGATTCCAAGGTCGATGTGTTGGGGGAGCGGGTCGAGGGTCTGGATTCCAAGGTCGATGTGTTGGGGGAGCGGGTCGAGGGTCTGGATTCCAAGGTCGACGGGCTCTCCCGAAAGACCGATGCCAACACGTCCGTCATCAATGCTCTCGGTCAGCAGACGGCCGCGCGGTTCGTGGAGGTTGATCGCAGGTTCATCGACCTGGAGCAGAAGGTCGACGACGGGTTCTTGTCGATCCGGGCACAGTTGGACCAGGCCGCGGCCGGGCAGGATCAGATCGTCCAGTTGCTCACTCGCTTGATCGACCGAAACGACGGCGAGGATCGGTAG
- a CDS encoding DUF3866 family protein, whose translation MIVWAEGTVTEVGERWPGAAEVIVETDDGRSFRSLAYLDLVPEPDRGDRALINIAAVERRLGTGGYALVIAVLDQDGRLTGQPEPPHGHLVKARYTPTQAMIRGVDEQGTEFHDQLAGADDLDGLPVITADLHSALPAIIAGIRAETADHDQLPKIAYLMTDDAALPLAFSKTVAQLRQAGWLDVTITSGQAYGGELEAVNVHTGLLAAKIAADADLVIVTQGPGNLGTGTRWGFSGTSVGEVINAASVLGGRPIGALRISTADPRPRHRSISHHSLTAYGRVALRPADLAVPDLSDVSALSGIRDLYVLPRFAPRVDEAVEPLGELHRLHRIELDGLDRALLDCPVRLSSMGRNLDADPAYFLANAAAGRLAARLSELSVAGVGIAKPATDKSATGRLG comes from the coding sequence GTGATCGTCTGGGCAGAGGGGACCGTGACCGAGGTCGGCGAACGCTGGCCGGGTGCTGCCGAGGTGATCGTCGAGACCGATGACGGCCGCAGTTTTCGGTCACTGGCCTACCTCGATCTGGTGCCCGAACCGGATCGCGGCGACCGGGCGTTGATCAACATCGCCGCGGTGGAGCGCCGGCTCGGCACCGGCGGTTACGCGCTGGTGATCGCCGTACTCGATCAGGACGGCAGGCTGACCGGGCAGCCGGAGCCGCCGCACGGTCATCTGGTGAAGGCCCGCTACACCCCCACCCAGGCGATGATTCGCGGGGTGGACGAGCAGGGCACCGAGTTCCATGATCAACTCGCCGGCGCCGATGATCTTGACGGGCTGCCGGTGATCACCGCGGATCTGCATTCGGCGTTGCCGGCGATCATCGCCGGCATCCGGGCCGAGACCGCCGATCATGATCAACTTCCGAAGATCGCCTATCTGATGACCGACGACGCGGCGTTGCCGCTGGCGTTCTCGAAGACGGTGGCCCAGTTGCGGCAGGCCGGCTGGCTGGACGTGACCATCACCAGCGGTCAGGCGTACGGAGGTGAGCTCGAAGCCGTCAACGTGCACACCGGCCTGCTGGCAGCCAAGATCGCTGCGGATGCGGATCTGGTGATCGTCACCCAGGGCCCGGGCAATCTCGGCACCGGCACTCGCTGGGGTTTCTCCGGTACGTCGGTGGGCGAGGTGATCAACGCGGCATCGGTGCTCGGCGGCCGGCCGATCGGGGCGCTGCGGATCTCCACTGCCGACCCGCGACCCCGGCATCGTTCGATCTCCCATCACAGCCTGACCGCGTACGGCCGGGTGGCACTGCGGCCGGCCGACCTGGCCGTACCGGACCTGTCGGACGTGTCGGCACTGAGCGGGATTCGCGATCTCTACGTGTTGCCGCGGTTCGCGCCGCGGGTGGACGAAGCGGTCGAGCCGCTGGGCGAGTTGCACCGGCTGCATCGGATCGAACTCGACGGGCTGGACCGAGCCCTGCTGGACTGCCCGGTCCGGCTGTCCAGCATGGGCCGCAACCTGGACGCCGACCCGGCCTACTTCCTGGCCAACGCCGCCGCCGGTCGGCTCGCCGCCCGACTCTCCGAGTTGTCAGTCGCTGGTGTGGGTATAGCCAAACCAGCGACTGACAAGTCGGCTACTGGCCGGCTTGGGTGA
- a CDS encoding helix-turn-helix transcriptional regulator, which yields MAPRKTERILNLTICLLVTRNFLPKSRIREIVEGYHDLSDQAFERTFERDKEELRRLGIPLQVGSYDPLFDDEPGYRIERSDFELPPIELDAEEAAVVGVAARSWQHAAVAESTRSALAKLRAAGIEPDASQLSSLQPSVSANEPAFEPLWHAVIDRVRVAFGYRNGETRTLEPWGMTSNRGRWYVIGHDTDRDATRMFKLSRISSLPKRVSREGAYEVPVDLDLRALARSLAPDEPRATAVIAIRPGKAPSLRRHGRPASAARLAELPSPWPHGFEVVEVGYADLGFTAEEIAGYAADAVVLAPAELRTAVIDRLRAVSATRSSPRRHPAPAIGGVAR from the coding sequence ATGGCACCCCGCAAGACCGAGCGGATCCTCAACCTGACGATCTGCCTGCTGGTCACGCGGAATTTCCTGCCCAAATCCCGGATCCGGGAGATCGTCGAGGGCTATCACGACCTCTCCGACCAGGCGTTCGAACGCACCTTCGAGCGGGATAAGGAGGAGTTGCGCCGGTTGGGCATCCCGCTCCAGGTCGGCTCCTACGATCCCCTGTTCGACGACGAGCCCGGCTACCGGATCGAGCGGTCCGACTTCGAACTGCCGCCGATCGAACTGGACGCCGAGGAAGCCGCCGTGGTCGGGGTTGCCGCCCGATCCTGGCAGCACGCTGCAGTCGCCGAATCGACCCGCAGCGCGCTGGCCAAGCTGCGTGCGGCCGGGATCGAACCGGACGCCTCCCAGCTGTCGTCGCTGCAGCCGAGCGTGTCGGCCAACGAACCCGCGTTCGAACCGCTCTGGCACGCGGTGATCGACCGGGTCCGGGTCGCTTTCGGCTACCGGAACGGTGAGACGCGCACCCTCGAACCATGGGGGATGACCTCCAACCGCGGCCGCTGGTACGTGATCGGTCACGACACTGACCGCGACGCCACCCGGATGTTCAAGCTGTCGCGGATCAGCAGCCTGCCCAAACGAGTCTCCCGGGAGGGCGCGTACGAGGTGCCGGTCGATCTCGACCTGCGTGCGCTGGCCCGTTCGCTGGCGCCGGACGAACCGCGAGCCACCGCGGTGATCGCGATCCGGCCCGGCAAGGCTCCCAGCCTGCGACGGCATGGCCGGCCCGCCTCGGCGGCGCGGCTGGCTGAGCTGCCCTCGCCCTGGCCGCACGGATTCGAGGTGGTCGAGGTCGGATACGCCGACCTCGGCTTCACCGCCGAGGAGATCGCCGGCTACGCCGCGGACGCCGTGGTGCTGGCACCGGCCGAACTGCGTACGGCCGTGATCGACCGGCTGCGCGCAGTGTCGGCGACGCGCTCGTCTCCCCGGCGCCATCCGGCCCCGGCGATCGGAGGCGTCGCCCGATGA
- the gluQRS gene encoding tRNA glutamyl-Q(34) synthetase GluQRS — protein sequence MAGAAPTATIFAGVIRGRYAPSPTGELHLGNLRTAVLAWLFAHRDDSDGDRGELLYRIEDLDASRVRPGVAEAQRRDLESLGLDFDPPLVVQSERFAAYRAALKALADRSYPCFCTRREIAEAASAPHAVAGRYPGTCRGLTAAERAERARTRTPALRLRAAPDEVTISDLLHGDVSGRPDDIVLRRNDGVAAYNLAVVVDDADSEVNQVVRGDDLLESAISQAYLTQLLGRRVPIYAHVPLALNSDGRRLAKRDGAVTLSDLAAGGVGPDRVLTRIAASLGLAGPDEPVSLRLLLERFDAAALPRPPWIVDG from the coding sequence GTGGCCGGCGCAGCGCCCACCGCCACTATCTTTGCCGGGGTGATCCGCGGCCGCTACGCACCGAGCCCGACCGGTGAACTGCACCTGGGCAACCTGCGCACCGCGGTGTTGGCCTGGCTGTTCGCGCATCGCGACGACTCCGACGGCGATCGGGGCGAGCTGCTCTACCGGATCGAGGATCTGGACGCCTCCCGGGTCCGGCCGGGTGTTGCCGAGGCGCAGCGCCGGGATCTGGAGTCGCTGGGGCTGGACTTCGATCCGCCGCTGGTCGTGCAGTCGGAGCGGTTCGCGGCCTATCGGGCCGCGCTCAAGGCGCTGGCCGACCGCAGCTATCCGTGTTTTTGCACCCGGCGCGAGATCGCCGAGGCCGCCTCGGCGCCGCATGCGGTTGCGGGCCGCTACCCCGGCACCTGCCGGGGCCTGACCGCGGCCGAGCGGGCCGAACGTGCCCGGACTCGTACGCCGGCGCTGCGGCTGCGGGCCGCCCCGGACGAAGTGACGATCAGCGATCTGCTGCACGGTGACGTGTCGGGCCGGCCGGACGACATCGTGTTGCGGCGCAACGACGGGGTTGCCGCCTACAACCTGGCGGTGGTGGTCGACGACGCGGACAGTGAGGTGAATCAGGTGGTCCGGGGGGACGACCTGTTGGAGTCGGCGATCAGCCAGGCGTATCTGACGCAGCTACTCGGCCGCCGGGTACCGATCTACGCCCACGTCCCGTTGGCGCTGAACTCCGACGGACGCCGGCTGGCCAAACGCGACGGCGCGGTCACCCTCTCCGACCTGGCCGCTGGCGGCGTCGGCCCGGATCGAGTGCTGACCAGAATCGCCGCCTCGCTCGGTCTGGCCGGGCCCGACGAGCCGGTGTCACTGCGGTTGCTGCTCGAGCGTTTCGACGCCGCCGCGCTCCCCCGCCCGCCCTGGATCGTCGACGGTTGA